The nucleotide window CCCAACCAATTTTATGGTCAATCTCATCGCTGGATTGATTGCCTATACCTTTCAAGAAAAGAAGCCATCTCTCAATCTTCGTCCCGATCTGGTGGGGAATTTACCAGCGGTTGCCTTCTAAAATTACGTCGAACTCACGTTATTTATGGGGATTTGTGGTTAGAAATGCGAATGATCTCAATTTTGCCCAAAATATCACCCTGTCACCCTGTCACCTTGTCACCTTGTCACCTTGTCACCTTGTCACCTTGTCACCTTGTCACCTTGTCACCTTGTCACCTTGTCACCTTGTCACCTTGTCACCTTGTCACCTTGTCACCCTGTCACCTTGTCACCCTGTCATTTGTCACCCTGTCATTCTGTCACGACAACCACATCTGCCCGCCCGCAGCCAAAAGTCTCGGGGGCATACATTTCTTCGGCTTTGGGTGGTAGGGCGATAAACCTGCCCGGCGTGGTGGCAATGGCAAAATAGCGATA belongs to Acidobacteriota bacterium and includes:
- a CDS encoding IS982 family transposase; translation: PTNFMVNLIAGLIAYTFQEKKPSLNLRPDLVGNLPAVAF